In Corallococcus macrosporus, the following are encoded in one genomic region:
- a CDS encoding peptidoglycan-binding protein, whose protein sequence is MSLNATTSQRTNSVYSNRSQAVTPSAVRNGANPNAILSQYQPTGASARTARQDGLQPGVAASQKMAQADLGRLQQFKGNIEAAAAKHGLPPALLAAIASRESRAGGALDRTGHGDGGNGFGVMQVDHRYHQTQGGPTSAQHIDQAAGILKGYLNDVKKAHPDWPEAQQLRGAVAAYNSGPGNVRTLQGMDVGTTGNDYSNDVWARAQALAPHFGGAANSTGTNTNTPTRPSQTADTFEPSATQRPMRWTAAPSMDQVKVRGNNLREGMQGPAVKQLQQMLGVPADGKFGPVTKKAVEDFQRANGVRAGNNLGQVGPDTLNALQGKRPGGTNTTGGTNSTGGTNTTGGTNTTGGTNSTQGTNNNGAVLGNGVRIDTNNATLKKLATSRLNNGQTGYCVRTTLDNMSRLGIPNTPAATGNDPNNPRGGMAQMLRNGWESIPFPGAQQKAIKSPYGNATANVVSADQYRKLVADGKVPDGAIIFQSRHGWDYSGGSKGNDMGIVRNGGKTTHNYQDMNSIIYSDCKEVVILVPKGAIQRD, encoded by the coding sequence ATGAGCCTCAACGCGACCACGTCCCAGCGCACGAACTCCGTCTATTCGAACCGTTCCCAGGCTGTGACGCCGAGCGCGGTTCGCAACGGCGCGAACCCCAACGCCATCCTGTCGCAGTACCAGCCGACGGGAGCCTCGGCGCGCACGGCGCGGCAGGACGGGTTGCAGCCCGGCGTGGCCGCATCGCAGAAGATGGCGCAGGCGGACCTGGGCCGGCTGCAGCAGTTCAAGGGCAACATCGAGGCGGCGGCGGCGAAGCACGGCCTGCCCCCCGCGCTGCTGGCGGCCATCGCGAGCCGCGAGTCCCGCGCGGGCGGCGCGCTGGACCGCACGGGCCACGGCGACGGCGGCAACGGCTTCGGCGTGATGCAGGTGGATCACCGCTACCACCAGACGCAGGGCGGCCCCACCAGCGCGCAGCACATCGACCAGGCGGCGGGCATCCTCAAGGGCTACCTCAACGACGTGAAGAAGGCGCACCCGGACTGGCCGGAGGCGCAGCAGCTGCGCGGCGCGGTGGCCGCGTACAACTCGGGCCCGGGCAACGTGCGCACCCTCCAGGGCATGGATGTGGGCACCACGGGCAATGACTACTCCAACGACGTGTGGGCGCGCGCGCAGGCGCTGGCGCCGCACTTCGGCGGTGCCGCGAACAGCACCGGCACCAACACCAACACCCCGACGCGCCCGTCGCAGACCGCCGACACCTTCGAGCCCTCGGCCACGCAGCGGCCGATGCGCTGGACGGCCGCGCCCTCGATGGACCAGGTGAAGGTGCGTGGCAACAACCTGCGCGAGGGCATGCAGGGCCCGGCGGTGAAGCAGCTCCAGCAGATGCTGGGCGTCCCGGCGGACGGCAAGTTCGGCCCCGTGACGAAGAAGGCCGTGGAGGACTTCCAGCGGGCCAACGGTGTGCGCGCGGGCAACAACCTGGGCCAGGTCGGCCCGGACACGCTCAACGCGCTGCAGGGCAAGCGCCCCGGTGGCACGAACACCACGGGCGGCACGAACTCCACCGGTGGCACGAACACCACGGGCGGCACGAACACCACGGGCGGCACGAACTCCACGCAGGGCACGAACAACAACGGCGCGGTGCTGGGCAACGGCGTCCGCATCGACACGAACAACGCCACGCTGAAGAAGCTGGCCACGTCGCGCCTGAACAACGGCCAGACGGGCTACTGCGTGCGCACCACGCTGGACAACATGAGCCGGCTGGGCATCCCGAACACGCCGGCGGCGACGGGCAACGACCCGAACAACCCCCGCGGCGGCATGGCGCAGATGCTGCGCAACGGCTGGGAGTCCATCCCGTTCCCGGGCGCGCAGCAGAAGGCCATCAAGAGCCCCTACGGCAACGCCACCGCGAACGTCGTGTCCGCGGACCAGTACCGCAAGCTCGTCGCGGACGGGAAGGTGCCGGACGGCGCCATCATCTTCCAGTCGCGCCACGGC
- a CDS encoding glycosyltransferase, with protein sequence MRRVLAILPYVPLPSDTGGTLRTLELVRALASRFELDVFAVHRAGNDAEGFKRWLGELGVPASRLHLVDLPRVAPRETLNSTRAFLRGTPLTYVRFARQGLQDALRRVLAERGPFDIIHFDHLHMAQLLPLARKLNPAAHMVIDEHNVESQLLARMAPLSSPPLRAFLNWQFKRVERLERECVSQADTVLACSDVDAQQLRSLGAKRVHVVPNGVKLPDFAPREAAGDDLVFVGSMDWWPNEDAVLLLAREVWPLVSADLATSKLMVVGRSPPASVRALENERLVVTGSVPSVAPYLARALATAIPLRAGSGTRLKVLEAAAAGVPVVATRLAVEGLPVVEGQHVLLAESPQEFAAALRRLRNDPALCKKLADNARRMAEAFAWDGIGAGLGDLYLSASGTGGSGQKPSGTQAA encoded by the coding sequence GTGCGACGCGTACTCGCCATCCTTCCCTACGTTCCGCTGCCTTCGGATACGGGCGGCACCCTGCGCACGCTCGAGCTGGTGCGTGCCCTTGCCTCGCGCTTCGAGCTCGACGTGTTCGCGGTGCACCGGGCGGGCAACGACGCCGAGGGCTTCAAGCGCTGGCTGGGAGAGCTGGGCGTGCCGGCCTCCAGGCTGCACCTGGTGGACCTGCCGCGCGTGGCGCCTCGGGAGACGCTGAACAGCACGCGGGCCTTCCTGCGGGGCACGCCGCTCACCTACGTCCGCTTCGCGCGCCAGGGCCTGCAGGACGCGCTGCGCCGGGTGCTGGCGGAGCGCGGCCCCTTCGACATCATCCACTTCGACCACCTGCACATGGCGCAGCTGTTGCCGCTGGCGCGGAAGCTCAACCCGGCCGCGCACATGGTCATCGACGAGCACAATGTGGAGAGCCAGCTGCTCGCGCGGATGGCGCCGCTGAGCTCTCCGCCGCTGCGGGCGTTCCTGAACTGGCAGTTCAAGCGGGTGGAGCGGCTGGAGCGCGAGTGCGTGAGCCAGGCGGACACGGTGCTGGCGTGCTCGGACGTGGACGCCCAGCAGCTGCGCTCGCTGGGGGCGAAGCGGGTGCACGTGGTGCCCAACGGCGTGAAGCTGCCGGACTTCGCGCCCCGCGAGGCCGCGGGCGACGATTTGGTCTTCGTGGGCTCCATGGACTGGTGGCCCAATGAAGACGCGGTGCTGCTCTTGGCGCGCGAGGTGTGGCCGCTGGTGTCGGCGGACCTGGCGACCAGCAAGCTCATGGTGGTGGGCCGCAGTCCGCCCGCGTCCGTGCGCGCGCTGGAGAACGAGCGGCTGGTGGTGACGGGTTCGGTGCCGTCGGTGGCCCCGTACCTGGCGCGAGCGCTGGCGACGGCCATCCCGCTGCGCGCGGGCAGTGGAACGCGTCTCAAGGTGCTGGAAGCCGCGGCGGCGGGAGTGCCCGTGGTGGCCACGCGCCTCGCGGTGGAGGGCTTGCCGGTGGTGGAGGGGCAGCACGTGCTGCTCGCGGAGTCCCCGCAGGAGTTCGCCGCCGCGCTGCGCCGGCTGCGGAATGATCCGGCCCTCTGCAAGAAGCTCGCGGACAACGCCCGGCGCATGGCGGAGGCCTTCGCCTGGGACGGCATCGGCGCGGGCCTGGGCGACCTCTACCTGAGCGCGTCGGGCACCGGCGGTAGCGGGCAGAAGCCCTCGGGGACGCAGGCCGCCTGA
- a CDS encoding Dauer Up-regulated, translating to MSTPIDSAAAAAAAAARAAAEAAARAAAEAAARAAAAAAKAAAEAAAKAAAEAAAKQQAKQPSVKLFQRDEFSSGGPQNRNGVNRLTGETTSPFATPLTSNGSARPVSGPVQQNVAAPAADPKPPHAEALPDKAEDLPKLFPELKDKKKEDLQKAYDSLNKLGTGSFSEKATALGELASQFPETVPNALERLGVKDDKLAKLATNSDALTSLGKLTDPKASTVDKAQAALTLAKATGDTFAPADLKGVLDTTLKGLPAAEKLVGAIGKWTDPNASATDKATATLELGKALKDFAGDKFPALSNDLRKLDGSLRAAGSAITLADPNASTQDKALAAAQLLAEVPDLKKDLKAFTEVLKNAGVKNAQDVAQQGTQLANVKVKGLDPQLASKLTPDQLKKLEAAATRLGGPESLEGALKGISDPKALDNLVGQLGKADAAAGKRMVSALAGMEHKVLNEVLSDPKTTEQFAKLAGKLDDDAGKVLSKLVTDMDSGALKALLKFTDGVGADALNTTVKGLGPLLDKAGSKLVGQGLKVMDKVLGKIGVEVTADVAGKVFKNLAKVVPVAGAIPNAIDAVKYEKESLELHGKNNDLGYFAHTAAVLNTADGALGIALDLTGVGVAVDVGASVLLGAAELAMDIGFSQEKEKFEADPKGYEAPDWMRAVNVAAAAAQGPAGIAHMAAYYGPEGAAQLIQWGIEKGAKGAVKAAEFVGVSQAELAGDGLKGAAKVIHKLADVVRNPSKYGEAAAKAASEAFNTAIEKGGELAKEAKQVLDGVIDGAKKLGEKGLETLKYIAQNPGEAAKKALDGIKSVVDKGLDLATDAGKALYKQAVSTLNDLKAGYDKLTGAAKEKAKELIDGATKLVSNTVNKAKELGEKGLELLAWTAQNPGEAAAKAKEAIGDALAKGGELAKKAWGAVKDLGAKGAELAEGLVKGLANAGEKAVETLKYIAQNPGDALAEAGKWVGGALSDMARKGGELATKAAGALKDFIDNRVTWATDFARDLLKDGVESFKNVAKAWKDNLSEGGKAVLVALADLQDAGVDALKDLAGVGGQLAEAAVGHLGDLAKKGIDVAKDALGALADLPGEVGDLAGDVFSGVKDFLGDLVPDDIPGIPGI from the coding sequence ATGTCCACCCCCATCGATAGTGCCGCCGCCGCCGCCGCCGCTGCTGCCCGTGCCGCCGCCGAAGCCGCCGCTCGCGCCGCCGCGGAAGCCGCTGCTCGCGCCGCCGCCGCCGCCGCGAAGGCCGCCGCCGAGGCCGCCGCGAAGGCCGCCGCCGAGGCCGCCGCGAAGCAGCAGGCGAAGCAGCCGTCGGTGAAGCTCTTCCAGCGGGACGAGTTCTCCTCAGGGGGCCCGCAGAACCGCAACGGGGTGAACCGGCTGACGGGGGAGACGACCTCGCCGTTCGCCACGCCGCTCACCTCCAATGGCAGCGCGCGTCCCGTCAGCGGCCCGGTGCAGCAGAACGTCGCGGCCCCGGCGGCGGACCCGAAGCCGCCCCACGCGGAGGCGCTGCCCGACAAGGCGGAGGACCTGCCCAAGCTCTTCCCGGAGCTGAAGGACAAGAAGAAGGAGGACCTGCAGAAGGCCTACGACTCGCTCAACAAGCTGGGCACCGGTTCCTTCTCGGAGAAGGCCACCGCCCTGGGCGAGCTGGCGTCGCAGTTCCCGGAGACGGTCCCCAACGCGCTGGAGCGCCTGGGCGTCAAGGACGACAAGCTGGCGAAGCTGGCCACCAACTCCGACGCGCTCACCTCCCTGGGCAAGCTGACGGACCCCAAGGCGAGCACCGTGGACAAGGCGCAGGCCGCCCTCACCCTGGCGAAGGCCACCGGTGACACCTTCGCGCCGGCGGACCTCAAGGGCGTGCTGGACACCACGCTCAAGGGCCTGCCCGCCGCGGAGAAGCTGGTGGGCGCCATCGGCAAGTGGACGGACCCCAACGCCTCCGCCACCGACAAGGCCACCGCCACGCTGGAGCTGGGCAAGGCGCTCAAGGACTTCGCCGGGGACAAGTTCCCGGCGCTCTCCAATGACCTGCGCAAGCTGGACGGGTCGCTGCGCGCCGCGGGCTCCGCCATCACCCTGGCGGACCCCAACGCCTCCACGCAGGACAAGGCGCTGGCCGCCGCGCAGTTGCTGGCGGAGGTGCCCGACCTCAAGAAGGACCTCAAGGCCTTCACGGAGGTCCTCAAGAACGCGGGCGTGAAGAACGCGCAGGACGTGGCCCAGCAGGGCACGCAGCTGGCCAACGTGAAGGTGAAGGGGCTGGATCCGCAGCTGGCCTCCAAGCTCACGCCGGATCAGCTGAAGAAGCTGGAGGCCGCGGCCACCAGGCTGGGCGGTCCGGAGTCGCTGGAGGGCGCGCTCAAGGGCATCAGCGACCCTAAGGCCCTGGACAACCTGGTGGGCCAGCTGGGCAAGGCGGACGCCGCGGCCGGCAAGCGGATGGTGAGCGCGCTGGCCGGCATGGAGCACAAGGTCCTCAACGAGGTCCTGTCGGATCCGAAGACCACCGAGCAGTTCGCGAAGCTCGCGGGCAAGCTGGATGACGACGCCGGCAAGGTGCTGTCCAAGCTGGTGACGGACATGGACTCCGGCGCGCTCAAGGCGCTGCTCAAGTTCACCGACGGCGTCGGCGCGGACGCGCTCAACACCACCGTGAAGGGCCTGGGGCCGCTGCTGGACAAGGCGGGCAGCAAGCTCGTGGGCCAGGGCCTCAAGGTGATGGACAAGGTGCTGGGCAAGATCGGCGTGGAGGTCACCGCCGACGTGGCCGGCAAGGTCTTCAAGAACCTGGCGAAGGTCGTCCCGGTGGCGGGCGCCATCCCCAACGCCATCGACGCGGTGAAGTACGAGAAGGAGTCGCTGGAGCTGCACGGCAAGAACAACGACCTGGGCTACTTCGCGCACACCGCCGCGGTGCTGAACACCGCGGACGGGGCCCTGGGCATCGCCCTGGACCTCACCGGCGTGGGCGTGGCCGTGGACGTGGGCGCCAGCGTGCTGCTGGGCGCCGCCGAGCTGGCGATGGACATCGGCTTCAGCCAGGAGAAGGAGAAGTTCGAGGCCGACCCCAAGGGCTACGAGGCCCCGGACTGGATGAGGGCCGTGAACGTGGCGGCCGCCGCCGCGCAGGGCCCCGCGGGCATTGCGCACATGGCCGCGTACTACGGGCCCGAAGGGGCCGCGCAGCTCATCCAGTGGGGCATCGAGAAGGGCGCGAAGGGCGCCGTGAAGGCCGCCGAGTTCGTCGGCGTGTCGCAGGCGGAGCTGGCCGGCGATGGCCTCAAGGGCGCCGCGAAGGTCATCCACAAGCTGGCGGACGTGGTGCGCAACCCGTCCAAGTACGGCGAGGCCGCGGCGAAGGCGGCCTCGGAGGCCTTCAACACCGCCATCGAGAAGGGCGGTGAGCTGGCGAAGGAGGCGAAGCAGGTCCTCGACGGCGTCATCGACGGGGCGAAGAAGCTGGGGGAGAAGGGGCTGGAGACGCTGAAGTACATCGCCCAGAACCCGGGCGAGGCCGCGAAGAAGGCGCTCGACGGCATCAAGAGCGTGGTGGACAAGGGCCTGGACCTGGCCACGGACGCGGGCAAGGCGCTCTACAAGCAGGCCGTCTCCACGCTCAACGACCTGAAGGCCGGCTACGACAAGCTCACCGGCGCCGCGAAGGAGAAGGCGAAGGAGCTCATCGACGGGGCGACGAAGCTCGTCTCCAACACGGTGAACAAGGCCAAGGAGCTGGGCGAGAAGGGCCTGGAGCTGCTGGCCTGGACGGCCCAGAACCCGGGCGAGGCCGCGGCCAAGGCGAAGGAGGCCATTGGCGACGCCCTGGCCAAGGGCGGCGAGCTGGCAAAGAAGGCCTGGGGCGCCGTGAAGGACCTGGGCGCCAAGGGCGCCGAGCTGGCGGAGGGCTTGGTGAAGGGCCTGGCCAACGCGGGCGAGAAGGCCGTGGAGACGCTCAAGTACATCGCCCAGAACCCCGGCGATGCGCTCGCCGAGGCTGGCAAGTGGGTGGGCGGCGCGCTGTCGGACATGGCCCGCAAGGGCGGCGAGCTGGCCACCAAGGCGGCCGGCGCCCTCAAGGACTTCATCGACAACCGCGTGACGTGGGCCACGGACTTCGCGCGGGATCTGCTCAAGGACGGCGTGGAGTCGTTCAAGAACGTCGCCAAGGCCTGGAAGGACAACCTCTCGGAGGGCGGCAAGGCGGTGCTCGTCGCCCTGGCGGACCTGCAGGACGCGGGCGTGGACGCGCTCAAGGACCTGGCCGGCGTGGGGGGCCAGCTGGCGGAGGCCGCCGTGGGCCACCTGGGCGACCTGGCGAAGAAGGGCATCGACGTCGCCAAGGACGCGCTGGGCGCGCTGGCGGACCTGCCCGGCGAGGTGGGGGACCTGGCCGGCGACGTCTTCAGCGGCGTGAAGGACTTCCTCGGCGACCTCGTCCCGGACGACATCCCGGGCATCCCGGGCATCTGA
- a CDS encoding aminopeptidase P family protein — MGLGQTQGAAARERIARLRQVMRERGVAAVWVPTSDPHLSTYLPGRWKGREWASGFTGSLATLVVTADYAGLWVDSRYWDQADAQLKGSGIATVRTTNAPGQSHLDWLAANVPPGQVVAVDGAVLGLGQARSAATQLSAAGLVLRTDLDVVAEAWADRPSLPAAPVYSHALSPVSRTDKLRAVRAEMGVLGATHHFISTLDDVAWLTNLRGADVDYIPVFLAHLLVEPGGARLFIGAGKVPDALRAELEADGITLHPYDEAARALGALPEGTRLLVDPRRITHGLRQAVGKGVSVVEGLNPSTVAKSRKTDAELAHFRNAMEQDGAALCAFFAWFESALGREPITELTVDERLSAERARRPGFVSLSFSTIAAFNANAAMPHYRATQASHATVCLPGQKPRGLLLIDSGGQYTSGTTDITRVVPVGEPSAEQRRDFTLVLRGMINLSRARFPKGTRSPNLDALARAPLWAEGLDYGHGTGHGVGFFLNVHEGPHGVSPTMPNDLTTALEPGMITSNEPGLYRPGRWGIRIENLIAAVPDQKTEFGDFLRFETLSLCPIDTRLVEKALLSREETDWLNAYHATVRERLQPHVEGAARDWLLQRTQPL, encoded by the coding sequence ATGGGCCTGGGGCAGACGCAGGGGGCCGCGGCGCGCGAGCGCATCGCGCGGCTGCGGCAGGTGATGCGGGAGCGCGGTGTGGCGGCGGTCTGGGTGCCGACGAGCGACCCGCACCTGTCCACCTACCTGCCGGGCCGCTGGAAGGGCCGGGAGTGGGCGTCTGGCTTCACCGGCTCGCTGGCCACGCTGGTGGTGACTGCGGACTACGCGGGCCTGTGGGTGGACAGCCGCTACTGGGACCAGGCGGACGCCCAGCTGAAGGGCAGCGGCATCGCGACGGTGCGTACGACGAACGCGCCCGGGCAGTCACACCTGGACTGGCTGGCCGCGAACGTGCCGCCGGGGCAGGTGGTGGCGGTGGACGGAGCGGTGCTGGGCCTGGGCCAGGCGCGCTCGGCGGCCACGCAGTTGTCGGCGGCGGGGCTGGTGCTGCGCACGGACCTGGACGTGGTGGCGGAGGCCTGGGCGGACCGGCCGTCCCTGCCCGCCGCACCCGTGTACTCGCACGCGCTGTCCCCGGTGTCGCGCACCGACAAGCTGCGGGCCGTGCGCGCGGAGATGGGCGTGCTGGGCGCGACGCACCACTTCATCTCCACGCTGGATGACGTCGCGTGGCTGACCAACCTGCGCGGCGCGGACGTGGACTACATCCCGGTGTTCCTGGCGCACCTGCTGGTGGAGCCCGGCGGGGCCCGCCTGTTCATCGGCGCGGGCAAGGTGCCGGACGCGCTGCGCGCCGAGCTGGAGGCGGACGGCATCACCCTCCATCCCTACGACGAGGCGGCCCGCGCGCTGGGGGCGCTGCCGGAGGGGACGCGGCTGCTCGTGGATCCGCGGCGCATCACCCACGGGCTGCGGCAGGCGGTGGGCAAGGGCGTGAGCGTGGTGGAGGGGCTCAACCCGTCCACCGTGGCCAAGTCGCGCAAGACGGACGCGGAGCTGGCGCACTTCCGCAACGCGATGGAGCAGGACGGCGCGGCGCTGTGCGCGTTCTTCGCCTGGTTCGAGTCCGCGCTGGGCCGCGAGCCCATCACCGAGCTGACCGTCGACGAGCGCCTCTCCGCGGAGCGGGCGCGGCGCCCGGGCTTCGTGTCGCTCAGCTTCTCCACCATCGCCGCGTTCAACGCGAACGCCGCGATGCCGCACTACCGCGCGACGCAGGCCTCGCACGCGACGGTGTGCCTGCCGGGACAGAAGCCGCGGGGCCTGCTGCTCATCGACTCCGGCGGGCAGTACACGTCCGGCACCACGGACATCACCCGCGTGGTGCCCGTGGGGGAGCCCTCGGCGGAGCAGCGGCGCGACTTCACGCTGGTGCTGCGCGGGATGATCAACCTGTCCCGGGCCCGCTTCCCGAAGGGGACGCGCTCCCCGAACCTGGACGCGCTGGCGCGGGCGCCGCTGTGGGCGGAGGGGCTGGACTACGGCCACGGCACGGGCCACGGCGTGGGCTTCTTCCTCAACGTGCACGAGGGGCCGCACGGCGTCTCCCCGACGATGCCCAATGACCTCACCACGGCGCTGGAGCCGGGGATGATCACCTCCAACGAGCCCGGCCTCTACCGCCCGGGCCGCTGGGGCATCCGCATCGAGAACCTCATCGCCGCGGTGCCGGACCAGAAGACGGAGTTCGGCGACTTCCTGCGCTTCGAGACGCTGAGCCTCTGCCCCATCGACACGCGGCTGGTGGAGAAGGCCTTGCTGTCGCGGGAGGAGACGGACTGGCTCAATGCCTATCACGCCACCGTGCGCGAGCGGCTCCAGCCCCACGTCGAAGGCGCGGCGCGCGACTGGCTGCTCCAGCGCACCCAGCCGCTCTGA